The following are encoded together in the Pseudomonas maumuensis genome:
- a CDS encoding SOS response-associated peptidase family protein, which translates to MCGRYSIYESMDDYLRQLALDLEVINGYDHERINRYNVAPSTRVELIRPAPGGLSVDRVKWGWSPFWAKGKRPDPINARAETVMTGKFFKSLWPNGRALAPANGWFEWIPDPAEPKRKQPYYIQAADEAPLFFAALAEVHPGIEPDERDGFVIITAAADQGLVDIHDRKPLVLSPALAREWIDPATSEERAAEIVQAGCRPARDFKWHPVDKQVGNVRNEGEALIHSVGPKTQ; encoded by the coding sequence ATGTGCGGGAGGTATTCGATCTACGAGAGCATGGACGACTACCTGCGGCAGTTGGCTCTCGATCTGGAGGTCATCAACGGGTACGACCATGAGCGGATCAACCGGTACAACGTGGCGCCCTCTACCCGTGTAGAGCTGATAAGGCCAGCACCTGGAGGGTTGAGCGTCGATCGAGTGAAGTGGGGATGGTCGCCATTCTGGGCGAAGGGGAAGCGGCCCGACCCGATCAATGCGCGGGCCGAGACGGTGATGACGGGGAAGTTCTTCAAATCGCTTTGGCCGAATGGCCGAGCCTTGGCGCCGGCCAATGGCTGGTTCGAGTGGATACCCGATCCTGCGGAGCCGAAGCGCAAGCAACCCTACTACATCCAGGCTGCGGACGAGGCCCCGCTGTTCTTCGCGGCGCTGGCTGAAGTCCACCCAGGCATCGAGCCAGACGAGCGCGACGGTTTCGTGATCATCACAGCGGCAGCTGACCAAGGTCTCGTCGACATCCACGACCGTAAGCCGTTGGTCCTCAGCCCTGCGTTGGCGCGCGAATGGATCGACCCTGCCACCTCGGAGGAACGCGCCGCCGAAATCGTCCAGGCGGGTTGCCGCCCGGCACGCGACTTCAAGTGGCACCCCGTGGACAAGCAGGTGGGCAACGTACGAAACGAAGGCGAGGCATTGATCCACAGCGTGGGGCCGAAAACGCAGTGA
- the dusA gene encoding tRNA dihydrouridine(20/20a) synthase DusA: protein MHSQAATSTAPRPEPSRRFSVAPMMDWTDRHCRFFLRLLSQHALLYTEMVTTGALLHNDAQRFLRHDDSEHPLALQLGGSVPADLAACARLAEDAGYDEVNLNVGCPSDRVQNNMIGACLMGHPALVADCVKAMQDAVSIPVTVKHRIGINGRDSYAELCDFVGQVRDAGCRSFTVHARIAILEGLSPKENREIPPLRYDVAAQLKADFPDLELVLNGGIKTLDECRTHLQTFDGVMLGREAYHNPYLLAEVDQQLFGSTAPVVSRAEAIEKLRPYIVAHMQSGGAMHHITRHILGLGQGFPGARRFRQLLSADIHKASEPLKVLDQAAELLQGR, encoded by the coding sequence ATGCATTCTCAAGCCGCTACCTCCACTGCACCGCGCCCCGAGCCATCCCGCCGCTTCTCCGTGGCACCGATGATGGACTGGACAGACCGCCACTGTCGCTTCTTCCTGCGCCTGCTCTCCCAGCACGCCCTGCTCTACACCGAAATGGTCACCACCGGGGCCCTGCTGCACAACGACGCCCAGCGTTTCCTGCGCCATGACGACTCCGAGCACCCGCTGGCCCTGCAACTGGGCGGCAGCGTGCCGGCGGACCTGGCCGCCTGCGCGCGCCTGGCCGAGGACGCCGGCTACGACGAGGTCAACCTCAACGTCGGCTGCCCCAGCGACCGGGTGCAGAACAACATGATCGGCGCCTGCCTGATGGGCCACCCGGCGCTGGTGGCCGATTGCGTCAAGGCCATGCAGGACGCGGTCAGCATTCCGGTCACGGTCAAGCACCGCATTGGCATCAATGGCCGCGACAGCTACGCCGAGCTGTGCGACTTCGTCGGCCAGGTGCGCGACGCCGGGTGCCGCAGCTTCACCGTGCATGCGCGCATCGCCATCCTCGAAGGCCTGTCGCCCAAGGAAAACCGCGAAATCCCGCCGCTGCGCTATGACGTGGCGGCGCAACTGAAGGCCGACTTCCCGGACCTGGAGCTGGTGCTCAATGGCGGCATCAAGACCCTCGACGAATGCCGCACCCACCTGCAGACCTTCGATGGCGTGATGCTGGGACGCGAGGCGTACCACAACCCGTACCTGCTGGCCGAGGTCGACCAGCAACTGTTCGGCAGCACGGCACCGGTGGTCAGCCGGGCCGAGGCCATTGAAAAGCTGCGCCCGTACATCGTCGCGCATATGCAAAGCGGCGGTGCGATGCACCATATCACCCGGCATATCCTCGGGCTGGGCCAGGGCTTCCCGGGGGCGCGGCGCTTCCGCCAGTTGCTGTCGGCGGACATTCACAAGGCCAGCGAGCCGCTGAAGGTGCTGGACCAGGCCGCCGAGCTGCTGCAAGGGCGCTGA
- the tal gene encoding transaldolase: MTSKLEQLKQFTTVVADTGDLDAITRLKPVDATTNPSLLLKAAAIPGYADLLKQVKADAKGNVDLACDKFAVSVGSGILKVIPGRISTEVDARLSFDEPALLKKARQLIELYEAAGVPKDRVLIKLASTWEGIRAAEKLEKEGIQTNLTLLFSFAQAQACADAGVFLISPFVGRIYDWYKKSTGKEYVGAEDPGVVSVTRIYDYYKTNGYDTVVMGASFRNIGQIEQLAGCDRLTISPELLQQLSDDQGDLPRILKPGNAGEAKQQLNESQFRWAMNEDAMATEKLAEGIRQFARDQEKLEALMAG; this comes from the coding sequence ATGACCTCCAAGCTGGAACAACTCAAGCAGTTCACCACCGTGGTCGCCGACACCGGCGACCTGGACGCCATCACCCGCCTCAAGCCGGTCGACGCCACCACCAACCCGTCGCTGCTGCTCAAGGCCGCGGCCATCCCGGGCTATGCCGACCTGCTCAAGCAGGTCAAGGCCGACGCCAAGGGCAATGTCGACCTGGCCTGCGACAAGTTCGCCGTGTCGGTGGGCTCGGGCATTCTCAAGGTCATTCCGGGGCGCATCTCCACCGAGGTGGACGCGCGGCTGTCGTTCGACGAGCCGGCGCTGCTGAAAAAAGCCCGTCAGCTGATCGAACTGTACGAAGCGGCCGGTGTGCCGAAAGACCGCGTGCTGATCAAGCTGGCTTCCACCTGGGAAGGCATCCGCGCCGCCGAGAAGCTGGAGAAGGAAGGCATCCAGACCAACCTCACCTTGCTGTTCTCCTTCGCCCAGGCCCAGGCCTGCGCCGATGCCGGGGTGTTCCTGATCTCGCCGTTCGTGGGGCGCATCTACGACTGGTACAAGAAGAGCACCGGCAAGGAATACGTCGGCGCCGAGGATCCGGGTGTGGTATCGGTCACGCGCATCTACGACTACTACAAGACCAATGGCTACGACACCGTGGTCATGGGCGCGAGCTTCCGCAATATCGGCCAGATCGAACAGCTGGCCGGCTGCGATCGCCTGACCATCAGCCCTGAGCTGCTGCAGCAGCTGTCGGACGACCAAGGCGATCTGCCGCGCATCCTCAAGCCGGGCAATGCCGGCGAGGCCAAGCAGCAGTTGAATGAGAGCCAGTTCCGCTGGGCAATGAACGAGGACGCCATGGCCACCGAGAAGCTGGCCGAAGGCATCCGCCAGTTCGCCCGCGACCAGGAGAAGCTGGAAGCGCTGATGGCTGGCTGA
- a CDS encoding alkaline phosphatase D family protein, which produces MIPSTTLPLVLAGPVLRRLEPQRLAIWLVGSQPLQAEFVLEQAGISATAHCEVIAVGTHAFIHLLDIHFEQPLPSDVALEYDLRLANGQGIADWAPHLLYPGASRPSFVLRERLDQVLHGSCRKPHHPAADGLLCADRLLAAGPRPEERPAVLLMSGDQVYADDVAGPMLRAIHGLIERLGLFDEALDGALVDSGAALYQHPACYYHRADLLPAQEGNETLRERFFGGKRKPIFSSSNADNHLVTFAEVMAMYLLVWSPLPWSLVGMQMPSGLTDKRQARYRHELPLIEAFRDSLGQVARVMAHLPCLMIFDDHDITDDWNLSAQWEQTAYGHPFSRRIIGNALLGYLLCQGWGNDPDGCAALVRQCRQLHEARDELIGELLRFQGWQYALPSNPPLLVLDTRTRRWRSESNLAKPSGLLDWEALSELQQALLDHPSAIIVSPAPIFGVKLIETVQRVFSALGYPLLVDAENWMAHRGAAQVVLNIFRHSRTPGHYVVLSGDVHYSFVYEVLIRHRQRSPHLWQVTSSGIKNEFPRRLLDVLDRLNRWLYSPRSPLNWFTKRRQMEVVPRTPSRSKAGERLWNSAGLGQVFFDDQGRPARVYQLNADGSPATAFIKD; this is translated from the coding sequence ATGATCCCCAGCACCACCCTCCCCCTCGTCCTTGCCGGCCCGGTACTGCGCCGCCTGGAGCCGCAACGCCTGGCGATCTGGCTGGTCGGTTCGCAACCGCTGCAAGCCGAATTTGTCCTGGAACAGGCCGGCATCAGCGCCACTGCGCATTGCGAGGTGATCGCGGTCGGTACGCACGCCTTCATCCACCTGCTGGATATCCACTTCGAGCAGCCGCTACCCAGCGACGTGGCGCTCGAATACGACCTGCGCCTGGCCAACGGCCAGGGCATCGCCGACTGGGCCCCGCACCTGCTCTATCCCGGCGCCAGCCGCCCCAGCTTCGTGCTGCGCGAACGCCTCGACCAGGTGCTCCACGGTTCGTGCCGCAAGCCCCATCATCCGGCTGCCGACGGCCTGCTGTGCGCCGACCGCTTGCTGGCCGCCGGCCCGCGCCCCGAGGAGCGCCCCGCCGTGTTGCTGATGAGTGGCGACCAGGTCTATGCCGACGATGTCGCCGGCCCCATGCTGCGCGCCATTCACGGGTTGATCGAGCGCCTGGGCCTGTTCGACGAGGCATTGGACGGTGCCCTGGTCGACAGCGGCGCCGCGCTCTACCAGCACCCGGCCTGCTATTACCACCGCGCCGACCTGCTGCCGGCCCAGGAAGGCAACGAGACCCTGCGTGAGCGCTTCTTCGGCGGCAAGCGCAAGCCGATCTTTTCCTCCAGCAACGCCGACAACCACCTGGTGACCTTCGCCGAAGTCATGGCCATGTACCTGTTGGTCTGGTCGCCGCTGCCCTGGTCGCTGGTGGGCATGCAGATGCCATCCGGCCTCACCGACAAGCGCCAGGCCCGCTACCGCCACGAACTGCCGCTGATCGAGGCCTTCCGCGACAGCCTCGGCCAGGTGGCGCGGGTCATGGCCCACCTGCCCTGCCTGATGATCTTCGACGACCACGACATCACCGACGACTGGAACCTGTCGGCGCAGTGGGAACAGACCGCCTACGGCCATCCGTTCTCGCGGCGGATCATCGGCAACGCGCTGCTCGGCTACCTGCTGTGCCAGGGCTGGGGCAACGACCCGGACGGCTGCGCGGCGCTGGTCCGGCAATGCCGCCAGTTGCACGAGGCGCGGGATGAACTGATCGGTGAACTGCTGCGCTTCCAGGGCTGGCAATATGCGCTGCCGAGCAACCCGCCGCTGCTGGTGCTGGACACCCGCACCCGGCGCTGGCGCAGCGAAAGCAACCTGGCCAAGCCTTCGGGCCTGCTCGACTGGGAGGCGCTGAGTGAACTGCAGCAGGCGCTGCTCGATCACCCCTCGGCGATCATCGTGTCGCCGGCGCCGATCTTCGGGGTCAAGCTGATCGAGACCGTGCAACGGGTGTTCAGCGCCCTGGGCTACCCGTTGCTGGTCGATGCCGAGAACTGGATGGCGCACCGCGGCGCGGCGCAGGTGGTGCTCAATATCTTCCGCCACTCGCGCACGCCGGGGCATTACGTGGTGCTGTCGGGCGACGTGCACTACTCATTCGTCTACGAAGTACTGATCCGCCATCGCCAGCGCAGCCCGCACTTGTGGCAGGTGACCAGCAGCGGGATCAAGAACGAGTTCCCCCGGCGCCTGCTGGATGTGCTCGACCGGCTCAACCGCTGGCTGTACTCGCCGCGCTCGCCGCTCAACTGGTTCACCAAGCGTCGGCAGATGGAAGTGGTGCCGCGCACGCCCAGCCGGAGCAAGGCCGGCGAGCGGCTGTGGAACAGCGCGGGGCTGGGGCAGGTGTTCTTCGATGACCAGGGGCGGCCGGCGCGGGTGTATCAGTTGAATGCCGATGGCTCGCCAGCTACGGCGTTCATCAAGGACTGA
- the rssC gene encoding anti-sigma factor antagonist RssC: MSTGRIQFAEQNGTFVLKFVGEVRLTLCSALDATIEKIFTALNFSAIVIDLTETESIDSTTLGLLAKLSILSRQKVGLLPTVVTTNPDISRLLQSMGFDQVFNIVDRPVPCPECLTDLPSQDQDESVVRSKVLEAHKILMGLNDSNREAFHDLVSALERS, encoded by the coding sequence ATGAGTACTGGTAGAATCCAGTTCGCCGAACAAAACGGGACCTTCGTTCTGAAATTTGTCGGTGAAGTGCGCCTGACCCTGTGTTCGGCACTGGATGCGACGATCGAGAAGATCTTCACCGCGCTGAACTTCTCGGCCATCGTCATCGACCTGACCGAAACCGAAAGCATCGACAGCACCACCCTCGGCCTGCTGGCCAAGCTGTCGATCCTGTCCCGGCAAAAGGTCGGCCTGCTGCCGACCGTGGTCACCACCAACCCGGACATTTCCCGGCTGCTGCAGTCCATGGGCTTCGACCAGGTATTCAACATCGTCGACCGCCCGGTGCCGTGCCCGGAATGCCTGACCGACCTGCCGTCCCAGGACCAGGACGAAAGCGTGGTGCGCTCCAAGGTGCTGGAGGCGCACAAGATCCTCATGGGCTTGAACGACTCCAACCGCGAGGCGTTCCATGACCTGGTGAGCGCGCTGGAAAGATCCTGA
- the rssB gene encoding two-component system response regulator RssB: protein MQKPSATLLIIDDDEVVRASLAAYLEDSGFSVLQAGNGQQGLQVFEAHQPDLVICDLRMPQMGGLELIRRISERAPQLPVIVVSGAGVMSDAVEALRLGAADYLIKPLEDLAVLEHSVRRALDRSRLVLENQRYREKLEAANRELEASLHLLQEDQTAGRQVQMNMLPENPWTAGAFAFEHQIIPSLYLSGDFADYFRVDERRIAFYLADVSGHGASSAFVTVLLKFMTTRLLFEFKRGGKMREFKPSQVLSHINRGLINCKLGKHVTMVGGVIDEDTGLLTYSVGGHLPLPVLYTPGQARYLEGRGLPVGLFDEASYQDLVLELPEQFSLTLMSDGILDLLPGDTLKDKEAALPEIVKAAGGSLEGLRQRFELATLGEMPDDIALLVLSRNLE from the coding sequence ATGCAGAAACCCAGTGCAACGCTGCTGATCATCGATGACGACGAGGTGGTCCGTGCCAGCCTCGCCGCTTATCTGGAAGACAGCGGCTTCAGCGTCCTCCAGGCCGGTAACGGCCAGCAGGGCCTCCAGGTCTTCGAAGCACACCAGCCCGACCTCGTTATCTGCGATCTGCGCATGCCGCAGATGGGCGGCCTCGAACTGATCCGCCGGATCAGCGAGCGTGCGCCGCAATTGCCGGTGATTGTGGTGTCCGGTGCCGGCGTGATGAGCGACGCGGTCGAAGCCTTGCGCCTGGGCGCGGCGGACTACCTGATCAAGCCCCTGGAAGACCTGGCCGTGCTTGAGCACTCGGTGCGCCGCGCGCTCGACCGTTCGCGCCTGGTGCTGGAGAACCAGCGCTACCGCGAAAAGCTCGAAGCCGCCAACCGCGAACTGGAGGCCAGCCTGCACCTGTTGCAGGAAGACCAGACCGCCGGGCGCCAGGTGCAGATGAACATGCTCCCGGAAAATCCCTGGACGGCTGGGGCGTTCGCGTTCGAGCACCAGATCATCCCGTCGCTGTACCTGTCGGGGGATTTTGCCGACTACTTCCGTGTGGATGAGCGGCGTATCGCCTTCTACCTGGCGGACGTGTCCGGTCACGGCGCCTCGTCGGCATTCGTGACGGTGCTGCTCAAGTTCATGACCACGCGCCTGCTGTTCGAATTCAAGCGTGGCGGCAAGATGCGCGAGTTCAAGCCTTCGCAGGTGCTCAGCCACATCAACCGTGGCCTGATCAACTGCAAGCTGGGCAAGCATGTGACCATGGTCGGTGGCGTCATCGACGAGGACACCGGCCTGCTCACCTACAGCGTTGGCGGCCACTTGCCGCTGCCGGTGCTGTATACCCCCGGGCAAGCCCGCTACCTCGAAGGCCGCGGCCTGCCGGTGGGGTTGTTCGACGAGGCCAGCTACCAGGACCTGGTGCTGGAGCTGCCCGAGCAGTTCAGCCTCACCCTGATGTCCGATGGCATTCTGGACCTTTTGCCCGGGGACACACTCAAAGATAAGGAAGCTGCCTTGCCGGAAATCGTCAAGGCGGCGGGTGGCAGCCTGGAGGGGCTGCGCCAACGATTCGAATTGGCTACGCTTGGGGAGATGCCGGATGATATCGCCCTATTGGTGTTGAGCAGGAACCTTGAATGA
- a CDS encoding PilZ domain-containing protein has translation MSQPPVDYSEKRDFIRMRIDAEVQLLQADQVISAVCIDLSSTGMQVQAPQRFQVGDRLEVRIDSDHTALAGLHASTEVVWIADQPGGAQRFGLRILAMH, from the coding sequence ATGTCCCAGCCCCCCGTGGATTACAGCGAAAAACGTGATTTCATCCGCATGCGTATTGATGCCGAGGTCCAGCTACTGCAGGCCGACCAGGTGATCAGCGCTGTGTGCATCGACCTCTCCAGCACCGGCATGCAGGTGCAGGCACCGCAGCGTTTCCAGGTGGGTGACCGCCTCGAGGTACGCATCGACTCCGACCACACGGCCCTCGCCGGGCTGCATGCCAGCACCGAAGTGGTGTGGATCGCCGACCAGCCAGGCGGCGCGCAGCGCTTCGGCTTGCGCATCCTGGCGATGCATTGA
- a CDS encoding MlaA family lipoprotein: MRRIGAGVIERVTQACVCASLLLAPVAATQAATEEDPWEAVNRPIFRFNDVLDTYALKPLAQGYQFVTPQFLEDGIHNVFRNLGDVTNLANNVLQLKPRAAGVDTARLIVNTTFGLGGFFDVGTKMGLQRNDEDFGQTLGYWGVPSGPYVVIPFLGPSTVRDGLAKYPDTYTEPYRYIDHVPTRNSIFALDVIDTRASLLSAEKLIQGDKYIFLRNAYLQNREFKVKDGQVEDDF; encoded by the coding sequence ATGCGTAGGATCGGTGCCGGAGTGATCGAGCGAGTCACCCAGGCCTGTGTCTGCGCCAGCTTGCTGCTGGCGCCCGTGGCGGCCACCCAGGCGGCCACCGAGGAGGATCCCTGGGAGGCGGTGAACCGGCCGATCTTCCGGTTCAACGACGTCCTCGACACCTATGCCCTCAAGCCGTTGGCACAGGGTTATCAGTTCGTCACCCCGCAGTTCCTCGAAGATGGCATCCACAACGTCTTCCGCAACCTGGGCGACGTCACCAACCTGGCCAACAACGTGTTGCAGCTCAAGCCCCGTGCGGCGGGCGTCGACACGGCGCGGCTGATCGTCAACACCACCTTCGGCCTGGGTGGCTTCTTCGACGTCGGCACCAAGATGGGCCTGCAGCGCAACGACGAAGACTTCGGCCAGACTCTCGGTTACTGGGGCGTGCCCAGCGGGCCGTACGTGGTCATCCCGTTCCTTGGCCCAAGCACCGTGCGCGACGGCTTGGCCAAGTACCCGGACACCTACACCGAACCCTACCGCTACATCGACCATGTACCGACGCGCAATTCGATCTTCGCCCTGGACGTGATCGATACCCGCGCCAGCCTGCTGTCGGCAGAAAAGCTGATCCAGGGCGACAAGTACATCTTCCTGCGCAACGCCTACTTGCAGAACCGCGAGTTCAAGGTCAAGGACGGCCAGGTCGAAGACGACTTCTGA
- a CDS encoding phosphonoacetaldehyde phosphonohydrolase-related protein, with product MQDAPAFTAVLFGLRGCLVQASADGALPASGALDSLHRLRAQQVPCIWLDDVSAAQGKRLSGVLPDWLPGHCVNGSKWPTPNACWQALMSLQSRCLEGCVLVSGEPLLLQSGLNAGLWTVGLAACDQGSAQWQALTRQEQERARGTATLALFGLGVHSVIDHLESLDACLTDIAQRRHKGEKP from the coding sequence ATGCAAGACGCACCCGCCTTCACCGCTGTGCTGTTCGGCCTGCGCGGCTGCCTGGTCCAGGCGAGCGCCGACGGCGCCCTACCCGCTTCCGGCGCCCTCGACTCCCTTCACCGCCTGCGCGCGCAACAGGTGCCATGCATCTGGCTCGACGACGTCAGCGCAGCACAAGGCAAGCGCCTGAGCGGCGTACTGCCCGACTGGCTGCCGGGCCATTGCGTCAACGGCAGCAAATGGCCGACCCCCAACGCTTGCTGGCAGGCGTTGATGAGTTTGCAAAGCCGCTGCCTGGAGGGCTGCGTGCTGGTCAGTGGCGAACCGCTGTTGTTGCAGTCGGGGCTCAATGCCGGCCTGTGGACGGTGGGGCTGGCGGCCTGCGATCAGGGCTCGGCGCAATGGCAGGCGCTGACCCGACAGGAACAGGAACGGGCCCGCGGCACGGCCACCCTGGCCCTGTTCGGCCTGGGCGTTCACTCGGTGATTGACCACCTCGAATCCCTCGATGCCTGTCTCACGGACATCGCCCAGCGTCGGCACAAGGGCGAGAAACCCTGA
- a CDS encoding DUF4404 family protein produces the protein MPARELQERLNSLREQLDRNVPLSEEELASLHEEARQIEAQLKLEEATPDNNLVDGVNLAIERFEAEHPDLTATLRSIANSLHSMGI, from the coding sequence ATGCCTGCCCGCGAACTGCAAGAGCGCCTGAATAGCCTGCGCGAGCAACTGGATCGCAATGTGCCGCTTTCGGAGGAGGAACTGGCCAGCCTGCATGAAGAAGCCAGGCAGATCGAAGCCCAGCTGAAGCTTGAGGAAGCCACCCCGGACAACAACCTCGTCGATGGCGTGAACCTCGCCATCGAACGCTTCGAGGCCGAACATCCCGACCTTACCGCCACCCTGCGCAGCATTGCCAACTCGCTGCACAGCATGGGGATCTGA
- the queF gene encoding NADPH-dependent 7-cyano-7-deazaguanine reductase QueF (Catalyzes the NADPH-dependent reduction of 7-cyano-7-deazaguanine (preQ0) to 7-aminomethyl-7-deazaguanine (preQ1) in queuosine biosynthesis), with the protein MHPAAEHSPLGKSSEYISTYTPSLLFPIPRLAKWAELGVSGDALPWQGVDFWNCFELSWLLPSGKPVVAIGEFAIPCDSPNIIESKSFKLYLNSLNQTVFASMAELQACLVNDLSAAAGKPVAVKVSTLAEVEGQGVTASPGQCIDALDVTISNYEQPQPELLRCAADRVVQETVHSHLLKSNCPVTGQPDWGSVVVEYKGRALDHASLLTYLISFRQHADFHEQCVERIYLDLKNLLKPEHLTVYARYVRRGGLDINPYRSTGAISPRNLRLVRQ; encoded by the coding sequence ATGCACCCCGCCGCCGAACATTCCCCGCTGGGCAAGTCCAGCGAATACATCTCCACCTACACCCCCTCGCTGCTGTTCCCCATTCCGCGCCTGGCCAAGTGGGCCGAGCTGGGTGTCAGTGGCGATGCGCTGCCGTGGCAGGGCGTGGATTTCTGGAACTGCTTCGAGCTGTCCTGGCTGCTGCCCTCGGGCAAGCCGGTGGTGGCCATCGGCGAGTTCGCCATCCCTTGCGACTCGCCGAACATCATCGAGTCCAAGTCCTTCAAGTTGTACCTCAACTCGCTGAACCAGACTGTGTTCGCCTCGATGGCCGAGTTGCAAGCTTGCCTGGTGAACGACTTGTCTGCTGCCGCGGGCAAGCCGGTCGCGGTCAAGGTCAGCACCCTGGCCGAGGTCGAAGGCCAAGGCGTGACTGCCTCGCCGGGCCAGTGCATCGATGCGCTGGACGTGACCATCAGCAACTACGAGCAACCGCAGCCTGAGTTGCTGCGCTGCGCGGCGGATCGTGTGGTGCAAGAGACCGTACACAGCCACCTGCTCAAATCCAATTGCCCAGTCACCGGCCAGCCGGACTGGGGCAGCGTGGTGGTGGAATACAAGGGGCGGGCGCTGGACCATGCCAGCCTGCTGACCTACCTGATCAGCTTCCGCCAGCATGCCGACTTCCACGAGCAGTGCGTGGAGCGGATCTATCTGGACCTGAAGAACCTGCTCAAGCCTGAGCACCTGACGGTGTATGCCCGCTATGTGCGCCGGGGCGGGTTGGATATCAACCCGTATCGCAGCACCGGGGCGATCAGCCCGCGGAACCTGCGCTTGGTGCGGCAGTAA
- a CDS encoding cupredoxin domain-containing protein: MKHLFLTAALALTSLPTFAGEAKPFAFGEPAPAAKATRTVEVVLKDIAFEPKSIKVKAGETVRFVLVNEGKLPHEFNLGDKAMHAEHQKEMVAMQGKIFTAGMNHEGMDHSQMMGGGHGHDTGNTVLVQPGQRAELTWTFRKSAPIEFACNVPGHYQAGMVGPLTIE, from the coding sequence ATGAAACACCTGTTCCTCACCGCCGCGCTTGCCCTGACCAGCCTGCCCACCTTCGCTGGCGAAGCCAAGCCCTTCGCCTTCGGCGAGCCGGCGCCGGCAGCCAAGGCCACCCGCACTGTCGAGGTGGTGCTCAAGGACATCGCCTTCGAACCCAAGAGCATCAAGGTCAAGGCCGGCGAAACCGTACGTTTCGTGCTGGTCAACGAAGGCAAGCTGCCCCACGAGTTCAACCTGGGCGACAAAGCCATGCACGCCGAGCATCAAAAGGAAATGGTCGCCATGCAGGGCAAGATATTTACCGCCGGCATGAATCACGAAGGCATGGATCATAGCCAGATGATGGGCGGCGGCCATGGCCACGACACCGGCAACACCGTGCTGGTGCAGCCTGGCCAGCGCGCGGAGCTGACCTGGACCTTCCGCAAGTCGGCACCCATCGAGTTCGCCTGCAACGTGCCGGGCCATTACCAGGCCGGCATGGTCGGGCCGTTGACCATCGAGTGA
- a CDS encoding heavy metal response regulator transcription factor — protein sequence MKLLIVEDQAKTGQYLSQGLSEAGFATELASDGDTGQHLALNGDHDLLILDVMLPGRNGWQILQAVRQAGLDTPVLFLTACDAVEDRVHGLELGADDYLVKPFAFSELLARVRSLLRRGASASQDTCLALADLRLDLIRRRAERAGERIDLTAKEFALLELLLRRQGEVLPKSLIASQVWDMNFDSDTNVIEVAIRRLRLKIDDSHATKLIHTVRGMGYVLEERQD from the coding sequence ATGAAACTGCTGATCGTCGAAGACCAGGCCAAGACCGGCCAGTACCTGAGCCAGGGCCTGAGCGAGGCCGGCTTCGCCACCGAACTGGCCAGCGACGGCGACACCGGCCAGCACCTGGCCCTGAACGGCGACCACGACCTGCTGATCCTCGATGTGATGCTGCCGGGGCGCAACGGCTGGCAGATCCTCCAGGCGGTGCGCCAGGCCGGGCTGGACACCCCGGTGCTGTTCCTCACCGCCTGCGACGCCGTCGAGGACCGCGTGCATGGCCTGGAGCTGGGCGCCGACGACTACCTGGTCAAACCCTTCGCCTTCTCCGAACTGCTGGCCCGCGTGCGCAGCCTGCTGCGCCGTGGCGCCAGTGCCAGCCAGGATACCTGCCTGGCCCTGGCCGACCTGCGCCTGGACCTGATCCGCCGCCGCGCAGAGCGCGCCGGCGAGCGCATCGACCTGACCGCCAAGGAATTCGCCCTGCTCGAACTGCTGCTGCGCCGCCAGGGTGAAGTGCTGCCCAAGTCGCTGATCGCCTCGCAGGTGTGGGACATGAATTTCGACAGCGATACCAACGTCATCGAAGTGGCCATCCGCCGCCTGCGCCTGAAGATCGACGACAGCCATGCCACCAAGCTGATCCACACCGTGCGCGGCATGGGCTATGTGCTCGAAGAGCGCCAGGACTGA